The segment AAGCCACGAGAGCAGCAATCCTCCATCAAAACCTGCTCAAAATAGCAGGGAATTCCTGGGGAATTAAAAAATCCCACAGGAAAACCCTGTATCTCACTGTCATCGAGAGGATGCTGGCCCACGGCGCAGTCATCTGGTGCCAAGACCCCACCGAGCGGATGAAGAGGAAACTAGCAGCCATTCAAAGGCCTTTTCTTCTAGCCATCTCAGGAGCCTATAGGACGACCTCAACAGCAGCCCTGCAAACAATCTTGGGAATCCCTCCTCTCCACCTCCAACTGCAAAGAGAGGCGAAGGGCATCTCGCTCTATAGGCTCCACCACAACAACAACTGCCTCAACTTGGACCCCGACAAAGTTGACAGCAAGATTACCGGCTGGACCTCTCATCCCTCGGTGCACCTCCAGGACCGGCAAATTTCGTTAGAGGACGGAGGAAGCTTCTTCGAAATCAATGGAATATACACAGATGGCTCGAAGACAGAAAAAGGCGTCGGAGCAGCCTTCTGTGTATTCCAAAATGGATATCCTACGACTGCTTGGACATCCAAGCTGGCCGAATATAACACCGTCTTCCAAGCCGAAATCCTGGCTCTCTACAAGGCGGTCAATTATATTCAGTCAACGTCAACACCAACTACCATCTACGTTGACAACAAAGCCAGCATCCAAGCAGCCGCCAATCCTAAATCCAAGAATTGGAAAGCCAGGGAGATCTTCAAAACCCTGGCCTCCAATCCCAACATCAACATCTCTTGGATCAAGGCCCACACCGGACATGCCGGCAACGAATCGGCGGACCTTCAAGCCAAACAGGCAGCAGAATCAGAACAGGATATTCAGCCAGAGCCATACCCAATATCATATGTTAAGTCCACTCTGCGCCAAGCCATGATGGTAAAATGGCAGAGGGAATGGGACCTCGGGGATACAGGAAGAAACATCCACCTCCTAATCCCCAAGGTCACTCTACAGCTCACACCATGGAGAAGAGAAGAGATCCTCTTCTTCACCGGCCATGGTCCATTCCCCACCTACCTCAAAAGATTCAACCTTGCTGCGGATAACCTGTGTACCTGCGGTGAGGTTGGATCTCCACTCCACTTTGCCACAGAGTGCATCTTAACATCCTCATTCCACCTGAGGAAACCATCTGAAAATCTGATACAGGAATGGCTCTCCAGGGTTGCAGGCAACCCCCTCTCAAGGCTGAAAATCTCTAAACTAGTGAGGTTTCTGCATGAAGAATCCGCCCTCTTCCACCATTAGGGGAATTCTTCCATCAACTAGCCTTCCATCACCATCTTGCAGGCCAGCATGTCCGACCACTTCCATCTAGCCAAGCTTCCTCCAACGGTCCTCTCCGCACAGTCTTCTCTTCCACAAGGACTCTCCTGCCTCCACCGACCTCCTCCTCTCCAACAGATCTCCTCGTCCACAACGAGCCTCCAGCCTCCATCGGCCATCCTCCTCTCCAACTCACCACCTCCTCTCCACTTCAGCAACTCCATACCCATCATCCAGCTCCACTCCCAGACCGCCAGCTCATCAACTATCATCCTCAACCATAGACTCACCAGCCAACCACAAGCTCCTCCTCACCATCTGCAACCAGTCTAGAAGCAAGACCAGTCTAGAAGCCCTAGAAGCAAGACCCCATGGCTACCACATCTGCCACCCAGCTACTTCATCTGCCACCCAGCTACTTCATCTGCCACCCAGCTACTTCATCTGCCACCCAGCTCATTCATCTGCCACCCAGCTACTTCATCACAATCCCCACCAAACAAGAACTTCAACCTCACCTCTCCAGGCTCTCAACACCCCAACCCATCACTTCAGCCAGCAAAACCCACCGAATCAAGTCATCTcacatttatcttttctttctcaTCGTCTCAGCATCACATACAACATCCCAACACGGCCAATATTAATGTAAACAAACAACACGAATCACCATAAAACGGTCCCAACTACTGTCTAGGGGACTGCATCTGTAATCTGCAATGTACCTCATCTGTGAAAACTCTGTATATAgtgtaaattatgttttttttttgttctatccTCATGTAACcaagttcttgaaaaaaaaaaataaagttgttcGGGGTGCGGCGTTCCGCGTGGGATGCGAAGGGGACCCCAGAAAGACAAGGTTAGTCTCTTCCTCTCCATTCCACCCAACTGTTAGAATAATCGTccagattatagtcgcaggggcatggagggGTGTTatgtctaaggtaaaggccctaaagaactgttgtcatttgaaagtgaaaaataagaaccacgaatgcatggttccgcccgggatcgaaccggggacctttcgcgtgtgaggcgaacgtgatgaccactacactacggaaacgacgggaagggttagatcttccttcagaattccatgtttctatcattgaaagaacatttccgagtcgtctcgttagtagaattttctttaagttttcagcactttagattgctaatacatgttccttaacagaactaaaaaaagacatccctcaccatgcaaTCGGGCTGGTTCCACCCGGGATCGTACCGGGGGcttttcgcgtgtaaagcgaacgtgataaccactacactacggaaccgcgactgtgaaaaacgaatatatgtcaagtcgataataattcgatctctattctgttgaaaagactattcatttttgtggttcctggaaagattaccgtctaaggtaaaggtcctaaagaactgttgtcatttgaaagtgaaaaataagaaccacgaatgtatggttccgcccgggatcgaaccggggacatTTCGCGTGTGAGGctaacgtgatgacc is part of the Argiope bruennichi chromosome 10, qqArgBrue1.1, whole genome shotgun sequence genome and harbors:
- the LOC129987468 gene encoding uncharacterized protein LOC129987468, which encodes MAIENLANKIEEGKSRKHHVLFLSIDIKGAFDNIQHNNIINYLQNTTTPTNIKQMFEDLLKNRKVVLNTAEGPAVRAQRQGCPQGSCSGPALWNLVSNDILQQDWPENTTIQAFADDFAIVTHAPTKKAIEDQTHSAIRKFQNWANKNSLKISTNKTNFILFSKLVKGPSIKWNGNNIKRKHAIKYLGLQIDDKLNWNAHLRYQATRAAILHQNLLKIAGNSWGIKKSHRKTLYLTVIERMLAHGAVIWCQDPTERMKRKLAAIQRPFLLAISGAYRTTSTAALQTILGIPPLHLQLQREAKGISLYRLHHNNNCLNLDPDKVDSKITGWTSHPSVHLQDRQISLEDGGSFFEINGIYTDGSKTEKGVGAAFCVFQNGYPTTAWTSKLAEYNTVFQAEILALYKAVNYIQSTSTPTTIYVDNKASIQAAANPKSKNWKAREIFKTLASNPNINISWIKAHTGHAGNESADLQAKQAAESEQDIQPEPYPISYVKSTLRQAMMVKWQREWDLGDTGRNIHLLIPKVTLQLTPWRREEILFFTGHGPFPTYLKRFNLAADNLCTCGEVGSPLHFATECILTSSFHLRKPSENLIQEWLSRVAGNPLSRLKISKLVRFLHEESALFHH